The sequence GCCAAGGGCCATTAGGGACGCAATACACGGAAACAAGGAGGTGATAAGCAGGGTTGCCGGGGAAATAGCAAACTACGAGAAGATGATCTTCGTCGCCATGGGGACTTCCTATCATGCGGCCCTCGCTGGGAAGTACCTGTTCCAGAGGCTCGCCAAGAAGATCCCCATAGTGGAGGAGGCGAGCGAGTTCCGCTACGAGTTCGAAGACCTAGTAGATAAAGACACGCTGGTCATCGCCATCACCCAGAGCGGAGAGACCGCTGACACGCTCGCGGCGATGAAGCTGGCAAAGGCCAAGGGGGCCAAAGTCCTGGCAATAGTCAACGTCGTCGGGAGCATGGCCACGAGGATAGCCGATTTAACCATCTACACCCATGCAGGGCCAGAGATAGGAGTCGCTGCAACTAAAACCTACACTACGCAGCTTACAGTCCTGACAATGCTGGCAATAGAGCTTGCAAAGGTTCTTGGAACCGCTAGCGAAGAGTATCTAAAAGAGCTCGAAAACGAGCTGGAGAAAGTCCCCGGGCTTGTTGAGGAAGTCCTCAAACACGACGCTGCCATCAGAGAGCTGGCAGAAAACCTCACAGATAGAAGGGACTTCTTCTACATTGGAAGGGGCATAGGCGTCCCAACCGCTCTAGAAGGAGCTCTCAAGCTCAAGGAAATCAGCTACATTCACGCCGAAGGCCTGAGTGCCGGCGAGCTTAAACACGGCCCGCTTGCCCTCCTTGAAGAGGGTGTTCCGGTCATTGCAATCGCCCCTAACGGCAAGACCTTCGATAAGATGGTCAGCAACATCGAGGAGGCGAGGGCAAGGGGGGCTTTCACAATAACCCTCTCCGACAGAAAAGAAGCTGAGACATTCTCTGACGTCTTGATAGAGATGCCTTCCCTTGACGAACTGCTCACTCCTATAATCTATGTGGTGCCCCTTCAGCTTCTTGCTTACCACCTGGCCGTTCTGAGGGGCAACGACCCCGACAAACCAAGAAACCTTGCCAAATCGGTTACCGTCGAATGAGGTGGTTGGAATGGTTAAGAGTAAGGTAAAGAAACAAAAGGAAAAAGTCAAGACCCCAAAGGGAGGCCGCAAAGAGCCTGAGAGCCTTAAGAAACTGGCTTCCCTTTACCCCAAGCTGAAAACCTATGGACTGGCAGTACTCACCCTGATCGTGGCCTATTACGGCTACATCATCAGGATGAAGACGGCTAAACTCAAGTACTTCCTTGACCCGGACACCTTCTATCACTTTGAGATGTTTAAGCAAGCGGTAAAAGAGGGGATACCCCACTACTGGCCATTGGCTGAGGCCCCCACCGGGATCAAGGTTAGTGGGTCCCTCGGTCTCTACGCCATCCCCGCCAAGGTCTACAACCTTATATTCAGCCACCTCGGCTACACAGAACTCGACTTCTTTAAGATGTGGACGCCCCTCGTTGGCGCGATCACGATAGTTGGGGTATACCTCCTCGGCAGGAAACTCCACTCCGACTGGGCAGGCTTTTGGGCAGCGGTGTTCCTGGCATTCTCCTACGCGAACTACACAAAGACCTACTCCGGAAACGCCAGGGGTGAGGCGCCGTTCCTCATGTTCTTCGTCTTTGCCCTGATCGCAATGACTTACTACCTCGATGAAAAGGCCAACTGGAAAGAGATCTCCAAATCCTGGAAGAAAGTCCTGTGGGGGATCCTTTTCCTGGTCTTCGGCTGGCTCTTCATGATGAGCTGGCAGGGAAGCGAGTTTGGAGTAGGTGTGCTGCTGCTCTTTATGGGCATCTACCCGATACTCCTCTTCGTCTTTGGAAAAATAGAAGAGCTCAAGCGCTTCACCTACGAGTTCTATCCACTGATGCTCGTGCTGCTCCTTGGAGCGATTCCGTTGACTAGTATTCCCCTAATCGGATACAAGAGCTTCCTCGTGTTCTCCCTTGAAGTCTACTTTGCAATAGTAGTTCTAACCGCAATAATGCTCTTCGGGGAGAAAGTTGGCCTCAACTACTCGGACAAGAAGCACAGGTTTGGAACAGTCCTTGCCGTCGGCGTCCTGGGCTTCCTTGGTGCATACCTTTACTTTGGCCCCGACCTCTGGAAGTTCCTTGCTGGAGCCTACCAGTCGAACCCGCTCTACCAGACGGTTGCTGAACTTGCGAAGACTCGCTGGGTTGATGTCAAGAACGCCTTCAGCATACACTACGCACATGGAGCGGGACAGGATGGCATGCTCTATATATTCTCCATTGTTGGCTTCCTCGTCATTCTAAGCAGGATTTCATGGAAGCTCTACAAAGGGGACATAACGGGGTACAAGGAGGTGTTCCTTGTTGTCTACTACGCCGCCGCGACTTACTTCCTCTGGACGGCGGTGAGGTTCAGCTTCCAGGCGTCCGGGGCGGTTATCCTGCTCGCGGGCGTTTTCCTTGGGGAGGTAATAGGGGCCCTCGAAAGGATGGAAGAAAACCTTGGAACTAAGGCAATGTTCGCGGTGGTGCTGATCCTGCTCCTCTCACCCCTGCCTGTGATAGCGGCTAGGGACATGGGCACACTTGCAGATGCCCAGGCGACCGGAGAGGCAGTTCCAAAGTCCTGGCAGGACACCCTGCTCTGGATGAAGAACAACAGCAACCCCCTCGACAGCGCGACCGGCTGGTGGGACTACGGCTACTGGATAGAGTCTAGCCTGTTAAGCAACAGAAGAACCCCAACTGACGGTGGACACGGCTACGACAGGAGATACATCCTCGCGAAGTTCTATTCGCACAGCGGGAACGCGGGCGAGGTCGACTTCGAGGCGTGGGGGCTGAACTACCTCATCGCCTGGCAGAGTGACATCTTCAAGTTCAATGCCATAAGCTACCTCGGCGGTGCAATAACTTACGATGAATACGAGCATACTCCGATGTTCATGCCCGTTGGTCCACAGTACGGCTCAACGATCCTCTACGACAACAAGAGCAAGACCTACTACGTCCAGGCAACATATAACGGAAGAGTTCTCCAGTACATTCCGAAAATTGTAATAGACATGAGTAGCAGTTCTGTTCATCAGAACTCACAGCCCAATGTCCCATACGTTCTCTACATTTACCCCGGCAACTGGGGTATAATGGCCTATGAAAAAATAGCCTTCAGCAACTTCGTGCAGCTGGCCTTCAACTCCATTAACCCCATGAACGTGACGGACTCAATGAAGCTCCGCTCCAACTTCGTCCCGGTGAAGATGGAGGGCGGTGTCAACACCTACGAGTTCAGACCGTTCGCGGTCTACAGAATCGACCTCCTCGTGAACGGCACCCCCTCAAACGGAACATGGAACCCGGTTTACTCTTCCCTCGCCCCGACGAAGCTCCCGATCGGCAACCACACCTTCAAGATATACATCTCTGCCTTCGGCAGGGACGTTGAGAACGCCACGCTGGTGTTCGAGGCCTACCAGAACGGAACCCTCGTGAAGAGGGAAACCCTCGCCGAGAACCTCCACATAGACCACCTCAATGAGACCCCGGTGATCGCTACCATAAACGTCCCCAACGCGACCAGCTACCGCATGGTGCTCATCCAGGACGGGCCTGTTGGAGTGCTCAACGGCCCCGTTAAGGTCGACGGAAAGGAAGTCAACCCGAGCTTCCCGATAGCGCCCGGCAAGAGCGGAGACATGGAGCTAACCGCCGCCTTCAGGAAGGACTACGAGAACGTTACCCTCGCGCTCAGGGCAACGGTGGTTTACTACCTTACACCCAACGGCAAGGACATATACAAGAACGAGTTCTACCTCGATCCGCACCAGGACATAATCACTTACATCCCAATCAAAGAGATGAGCGTCAAGGCGGGCGACAACCAGATAAGCGCACACGTTGAAGTCCCGGACGATGTGTTCAGTGCTTACATAGAGGAGCTGAAGCAGAAGTACGGCGACAACTTTGTTGTCCATAGCAAGAGGCTCGAACCGGTCTTCATCACGAAGAAGGAGTACGTGATCTGGGAGGGTTAATTCCTCACTATTTTTATATCTTCCAGCTTTTTTAATCCCTCTTTTTCCGCCGTTTTGACAATACCGGGGAGGAACTCTCCAAGAGGCTTGAGCAGGATTGCCTCAACACGCTCAAATCCGAGCTTCTTTAGCGCAAAAGCCCTGTGGTGGCCGTCTATGATGTAGTATTTGTCCCTGTAGGGGATAGCTATTGTAGGGGCATCGTATCCGTGTTTTATCTCTTCAAGGACTACAAGGAGTTTACTCTCACTGAGCTCTTTCTGGGTGGGGACGGCATCCTCAAGGGGAATGAACGTTCTTTCAAGCTCAAACCCAATGCCATATATGGCTTCATACTCACGTTTTATCCGTTCAGCGCGTTTGAAGGCCCCTTCTCTGCTAATTAGGCTTATTCTACTCAACCCTTCACGCCCCTAACAGCGATAAATGCGGCCAGCTCTTTGCATCTTTTGTGGCATTTCCTATCCACCCTCTCCGCGAGACCAAGGAATGGCCAGAACGAGGGGAAGAATATTACCCCTGCGCTTTCAACGTCCCTGAAACCAGCGTTTTTTAAGAGAGTTTCCAGCTCCTCTGGCGTGTAAAACCTGGCATACCGATAGGCAGTCTCGACAAAAATGCTCTTAAGCCTCTTGAAAATGAACCACAGGCTTCTGCCGTTCATAGTCCCGATAAGGACTTCGCCACCTGGCTTGAGGACGCGGTGGATCTCCGCGATTACCTTCTCTGGCTCGTGTATGAATTCAAACATCGTGACGCTCAGCACGAGGTCAAAGCTTTCGTCCGGAAAGGGTAGGTTGTAGGCGTCTCCCTTGATGCAGTTGAGGCCCTTCATCCGCGCTATTTTCAGCATTTCTTCACTTGCATCGAGTCCTATAACGTCGAAACCACGCTTTTTGAGCTCAAGCGTATAGTTCCCTGTTCCGCAGCCGAGATCCAGGGCTCTGCCAGACTTCGTTTTGAGCATCGAGAAGACCAGCCACTTCTCAACCCTGTCAACGTATTGGCCGGTCTTTGTTTTGTACCAGTCATCGTAGCGGCTCGCTATTTTGTCGAAATACTCCGCCATTTAAACCCCCATCTTGCCCTCTATGGTGAGGGACTTATCAACCCTATCGTCAATCTTCAGGTTGATGACGATACGCTTCGCACCGGCTTTTAGCATTGCCTCATGGCACTTCTTTACAAGCTCAAGGATCTCCTCCACGGAGCCCTCAACTACCGTTCCCATAGGGCAGACGTAGTATTTAAGGCCGCTGGCCTTTATGACCTCCAAGACCGGTTCAAGGTACTTTCCAACGCTCGGGCTCCCAGTCCCAAGGGGAAAGAGACACAGCTCCGCGACGGCCATGGGGCATCACTCCTGTTCTTTTCTCTTTTTCTCCCTCTCGTGAATGTAATCAAGGAGGGGCTTCATCCTTTTCCAGACATCGGGTATGAGGCCGTCTCCATCGACCCGGACGTAGATGCCCTTCGCCCGGTAGAACTTTATTATGGGCTCCATGTTCTTGGTGTAGATGCGGTATCTCTTTCTGACAACCTCTTCCCTGTCATCGGCCCTTTGAATCAGCTTTGAGCCGCAGATATCGCAGACTCCCGGAACTTTTGGAGGGTTGTACTTAATATGATAGACGGCGTTGCAGTTCGGACATATCCTCCTTCCGGCTATCCTTTCCACGCTCGTGTCCTCGTCTATGAATATCTCAAGTGCAAGGTCAAGCCGTATGCCGTGGTCGTAGAGGTAGTTTTCAAGCGCTATGACCTGCTCAGGCGTTCTCGGGTATCCGTCGAGTATGAAGTTTTCCCTCTGGCGCCGCAGGCGGGAAATTATCAGGGTGTTGACGATAGTGTCAGGTATTAAGTCACCCCTGCTCAGATAGGTGGCCATCTCCACCCCAAGGGAGCTTTTTCGCTCTATCTCCTGCCTTATGAGGTCTCCTGAGGAGATGTAAGTGAGGCCGTACTCTTCGACGATCCTCCTGGAGTGAGTACTCTTTCCTGAGCCGGGAGGCCCAAAGATAAGGATGTTCACGGGTATCCACCAATAAGCATTTATGTCTGAAAGTTGAATAATCTTTTGGTGGTCATTATGAAGCTGAGCACTGGCTACGTTAGAGCCTCCGGCTATGCCCATAAGGTTAGGAGAGTCCTTTTCGCTTTGACGAGAGGTAAGGTTGATCCTAAAGAGGTCATCCGTGCTGCGGGCGAACTCAACCAGCGCATATTCGAGCGGCTCCTTGAACTTAAGGTTGACAAGGCGGACGTAGTAAGGATAACCGTTCCCTTCGAGATAGAGGACGGAAGGATAGTCTGGGACTACGGGAACCTCAAAATCGAAGTTTACAAAAAGGGCGAGGAAGAGCGGCTTGCAAAGGCCCTCGAAGAGGTCGAGGAGAGGGAGAGAGAACTCGACCAAAGAATCCGAGAGATCGAGGAAACGGCACTGAGACTCAAGGAAATAGCAGAAGAACTCCTTGAAAAGATAGAAAGACTGAAAGAGGAACACACTTCCCTGAAGTTGAAGGCAGAGGAGTGAATAAACCTCTTTATTGTTTACCTGCCTTGATTATCTTCTCAAGCTGACTTCCTCATGAGGGGCTATGCCCTTGTACGTAGAGGTTGAAGTATTTTGACATGGCCGCACTCAATAATGTATCAGAGTACAAGACAGCAGGGAGCAAGCCTTTTATCTTCCAAGCCCAAGATTCCCATGCCCGACGAGTAGTGGGTTGCGATGACGTCGGGACCCCCAGGGGGGCGACATTCCAAATGCCCCCCTTCTGAAAAGTTAAAAGCCCTTTACCGTTTCTTTGATTATGCAGGTACTGTGGGAACGTGAGATCCCAGTGGACACCATCAAAGTATCACCAAGGCCCGTGTGGAAGTGTCGGGCCTGTCCAATGTACGGCAAAAGGCCCAGCTGTCCTCCCCATGCCCCGGACTGGAAGGAAGCGCGGGAGTGGGTGGGGAGCTTCAAGCGCGCTATCTTAGTAAAGTTCGAGATAGACATGAATGACTTTGAGAACGAAAAAAGAAAGGTACTCCTCTGGCTTTTGGACAAAGAGCGGGAGTTATTCAGGGAAGGGAACTTTTACGCAATGGCGCTCTTCCCCGGAAACTGCAACCTCTGCCCAGACTGCCCCTTTGAGAGAGGCGAACCCTGCAGGATGCCTGAGAAGGTCAGACCCAGTGTTGACGCGGTAGGAATAGAGCTCAGCTCCCTCGTTGAGATAGACTTTTCGGAGAGTGTCCTATACGGCCTGATAATGGTTGAGTAGGTGGTACCATGACCGTTCATGTTGCACTGCTCGGGAGGACTCCATGGGCGCTGGTAAACACTTACTACGCTTCCGTTATGAGAGGTTCGCGACCGAGGGCCGTCTACGTCATAACAGAGAGGAGATATTCTCACTTCCTTCCCAAGATCATCAAAGCTATCAAGGAGATTTCCAGGGCATATGGCTTTGAACCGACCATCGAAACAAGGGTTATAGAGGATGACGACTTCCAGATGGCGGATAGAGTTTTCCGTGAGCTCTTCTCGAAGATAAACGGTGAAGAAGTTGTCCTAAACATGACTTCAGGCAGGAAAGCACTCGTGGCCGCAGCAATAGTCCAGAGCAGAAACTGCAACCTGAAGGAGATCCTCTACATGGCACTGCTCGACGTTGACTTCCCGGATAGGCCTTACATGATGCTCCCCCTGCACATGCAGAGGCTCAAGAACTTCCTCGGTGATGGCTATGAGCATTGAGGTTGTGATCGAGAAGCCGGAGCTTCAGATACTCATAAACCTCCTCCAGAAAGACGGAATTTTCGTCAGTTACCCTCTGTATGATATCCCCCTCTTCTTGGCTAGGGAAAGCGAGAAAGGCTACACTATTAACGTCCTCGCCAGGAGGCACGACTTCAGGGGCAGACACCCCGAGCTACCGTCGTATTCCGACTTCTACGAGACCTTTATCTCATCGGGCATAATAACCTACGACAACATAGACGAATTCGCCAACATGCTTGAGGTCTATCGCGTCCTCCGTAAGGGCGTCTCCTTTGCCCCGGATACCAACCTCTTCTACCATCGATTCATTTCCTCTTACCGGCCTTTAGACGGCTACCAGATAGTGGTCGCCGAGGACGTCAAAAACGAGATTGAAGCGGCGATGAACTACAAATACAGACACCAGCACCTGATCGAGATCTCGCGCGAAGTAAAGAACGGCCACCTCCTGCG is a genomic window of Thermococcus guaymasensis DSM 11113 containing:
- the glmS gene encoding glutamine--fructose-6-phosphate transaminase (isomerizing) produces the protein MCGIIGYIGDRKACEVIVKGLKRLEYRGYDSVGVVTADGDRVEVRKGAGRIDELTEKLGFLEMEGNRGIGHTRWATHGVPNDINAHPHTDCTGKIAVVHNGIIENFAELREELLKKGHVFTSDTDTEVIAHLIEEELKSANGFEEALRGALKKLKGSFALGIIYADEPDRIYVVRNESPLVLGIGEGENFAASDVPAFLEYTNKAVFLDDGEYAILTRDSYVVKKLDTGEVVEKPVHEIEWTLEMAEKAGYPHFMLKEIYEQPRAIRDAIHGNKEVISRVAGEIANYEKMIFVAMGTSYHAALAGKYLFQRLAKKIPIVEEASEFRYEFEDLVDKDTLVIAITQSGETADTLAAMKLAKAKGAKVLAIVNVVGSMATRIADLTIYTHAGPEIGVAATKTYTTQLTVLTMLAIELAKVLGTASEEYLKELENELEKVPGLVEEVLKHDAAIRELAENLTDRRDFFYIGRGIGVPTALEGALKLKEISYIHAEGLSAGELKHGPLALLEEGVPVIAIAPNGKTFDKMVSNIEEARARGAFTITLSDRKEAETFSDVLIEMPSLDELLTPIIYVVPLQLLAYHLAVLRGNDPDKPRNLAKSVTVE
- a CDS encoding STT3 domain-containing protein produces the protein MVKSKVKKQKEKVKTPKGGRKEPESLKKLASLYPKLKTYGLAVLTLIVAYYGYIIRMKTAKLKYFLDPDTFYHFEMFKQAVKEGIPHYWPLAEAPTGIKVSGSLGLYAIPAKVYNLIFSHLGYTELDFFKMWTPLVGAITIVGVYLLGRKLHSDWAGFWAAVFLAFSYANYTKTYSGNARGEAPFLMFFVFALIAMTYYLDEKANWKEISKSWKKVLWGILFLVFGWLFMMSWQGSEFGVGVLLLFMGIYPILLFVFGKIEELKRFTYEFYPLMLVLLLGAIPLTSIPLIGYKSFLVFSLEVYFAIVVLTAIMLFGEKVGLNYSDKKHRFGTVLAVGVLGFLGAYLYFGPDLWKFLAGAYQSNPLYQTVAELAKTRWVDVKNAFSIHYAHGAGQDGMLYIFSIVGFLVILSRISWKLYKGDITGYKEVFLVVYYAAATYFLWTAVRFSFQASGAVILLAGVFLGEVIGALERMEENLGTKAMFAVVLILLLSPLPVIAARDMGTLADAQATGEAVPKSWQDTLLWMKNNSNPLDSATGWWDYGYWIESSLLSNRRTPTDGGHGYDRRYILAKFYSHSGNAGEVDFEAWGLNYLIAWQSDIFKFNAISYLGGAITYDEYEHTPMFMPVGPQYGSTILYDNKSKTYYVQATYNGRVLQYIPKIVIDMSSSSVHQNSQPNVPYVLYIYPGNWGIMAYEKIAFSNFVQLAFNSINPMNVTDSMKLRSNFVPVKMEGGVNTYEFRPFAVYRIDLLVNGTPSNGTWNPVYSSLAPTKLPIGNHTFKIYISAFGRDVENATLVFEAYQNGTLVKRETLAENLHIDHLNETPVIATINVPNATSYRMVLIQDGPVGVLNGPVKVDGKEVNPSFPIAPGKSGDMELTAAFRKDYENVTLALRATVVYYLTPNGKDIYKNEFYLDPHQDIITYIPIKEMSVKAGDNQISAHVEVPDDVFSAYIEELKQKYGDNFVVHSKRLEPVFITKKEYVIWEG
- a CDS encoding ParB/RepB/Spo0J family partition protein, producing the protein MSRISLISREGAFKRAERIKREYEAIYGIGFELERTFIPLEDAVPTQKELSESKLLVVLEEIKHGYDAPTIAIPYRDKYYIIDGHHRAFALKKLGFERVEAILLKPLGEFLPGIVKTAEKEGLKKLEDIKIVRN
- a CDS encoding class I SAM-dependent methyltransferase, which produces MAEYFDKIASRYDDWYKTKTGQYVDRVEKWLVFSMLKTKSGRALDLGCGTGNYTLELKKRGFDVIGLDASEEMLKIARMKGLNCIKGDAYNLPFPDESFDLVLSVTMFEFIHEPEKVIAEIHRVLKPGGEVLIGTMNGRSLWFIFKRLKSIFVETAYRYARFYTPEELETLLKNAGFRDVESAGVIFFPSFWPFLGLAERVDRKCHKRCKELAAFIAVRGVKG
- a CDS encoding MTH1187 family thiamine-binding protein, which codes for MAVAELCLFPLGTGSPSVGKYLEPVLEVIKASGLKYYVCPMGTVVEGSVEEILELVKKCHEAMLKAGAKRIVINLKIDDRVDKSLTIEGKMGV
- a CDS encoding adenylate kinase; the protein is MNILIFGPPGSGKSTHSRRIVEEYGLTYISSGDLIRQEIERKSSLGVEMATYLSRGDLIPDTIVNTLIISRLRRQRENFILDGYPRTPEQVIALENYLYDHGIRLDLALEIFIDEDTSVERIAGRRICPNCNAVYHIKYNPPKVPGVCDICGSKLIQRADDREEVVRKRYRIYTKNMEPIIKFYRAKGIYVRVDGDGLIPDVWKRMKPLLDYIHEREKKRKEQE
- a CDS encoding single- stranded DNA-binding family protein, with the translated sequence MKLSTGYVRASGYAHKVRRVLFALTRGKVDPKEVIRAAGELNQRIFERLLELKVDKADVVRITVPFEIEDGRIVWDYGNLKIEVYKKGEEERLAKALEEVEERERELDQRIREIEETALRLKEIAEELLEKIERLKEEHTSLKLKAEE
- a CDS encoding DUF2284 domain-containing protein, with translation MQVLWEREIPVDTIKVSPRPVWKCRACPMYGKRPSCPPHAPDWKEAREWVGSFKRAILVKFEIDMNDFENEKRKVLLWLLDKERELFREGNFYAMALFPGNCNLCPDCPFERGEPCRMPEKVRPSVDAVGIELSSLVEIDFSESVLYGLIMVE
- a CDS encoding PIN domain-containing protein, with translation MAMSIEVVIEKPELQILINLLQKDGIFVSYPLYDIPLFLARESEKGYTINVLARRHDFRGRHPELPSYSDFYETFISSGIITYDNIDEFANMLEVYRVLRKGVSFAPDTNLFYHRFISSYRPLDGYQIVVAEDVKNEIEAAMNYKYRHQHLIEISREVKNGHLLRELSNRRTKKARKAAYIALKEFEALKDRIIIAERYGSGHNNDEIIVKTLKHFDEMSPSLLVFLTADLAITDVAKMEGLEYFLFEYPTKELGTHEVSAYRLRTLIFNLAAVFGVIDVNGTVIYGEFGGKRKLNELKLIFRDEGLFREFIFHLNLCRRLEAIMKE